Proteins encoded in a region of the Rhizobium sp. CC-YZS058 genome:
- a CDS encoding ABC transporter substrate-binding protein yields MLSRSVHRVAAALLATVLWAAVLGGLAGPADAAARTDLVLGMAVEPPGLDPTVAAPVAIGQVVWQNVFEGLTRIDAEGRAQPQLATKWSVSPDGLRYSFSLARGVTFHNGTPFTAETAKFTLDRIRAEGSVNPQKALYAVIKDVLVEDPQTLVLELSSRSSNLLFWLGLPTAVMLEPGSAETARTAPVGTGPFRFSSWRKGDRVELVRNETYWDKAEAARLERVTFRFIGDPQAQSAALQAGDVDAIPLFAAPELYGAFEDDPRFIAKPGVTEMKVVAGLNTTKAPLNDVRVRRALMMAVDREMLVEGVASGFGTPIGSHYTPNDPGYRDLSAAIPYDPDAAKALLAEAGYPDGFALTIKTPQMPYASRSAEVLQALFSEIGVSLTIAPTEFPARWVQEVMRDKAFDMTIIAHAEPLDLGLYANPGNYFGYHNPNFDAAIATAVAAPDEPSRLAAYGTAQEILARDVPALFLYVQPKLSVWAKGLTGYWQNEPVPSNDVTEVEWAE; encoded by the coding sequence ATGCTGTCTCGTTCTGTGCATCGCGTCGCTGCGGCCCTCTTGGCTACGGTTCTCTGGGCCGCGGTCCTCGGCGGTCTCGCCGGGCCAGCCGATGCGGCAGCGCGCACCGATCTGGTCCTCGGCATGGCCGTCGAGCCGCCAGGGCTCGATCCGACGGTCGCGGCACCGGTCGCCATCGGCCAGGTGGTCTGGCAGAATGTTTTCGAAGGGCTGACGCGGATCGATGCGGAGGGCAGGGCGCAGCCGCAGCTTGCCACAAAGTGGTCGGTCTCTCCCGATGGGCTTCGCTACAGTTTCTCGCTGGCGCGCGGCGTCACCTTCCACAATGGCACGCCGTTCACCGCCGAGACGGCGAAGTTCACGCTCGACCGCATCCGCGCAGAGGGCAGCGTCAATCCGCAGAAGGCGCTCTATGCGGTGATCAAGGATGTCCTGGTCGAGGACCCGCAGACCTTGGTGCTCGAGCTTTCCAGCCGCTCCTCCAATCTGCTCTTCTGGCTCGGTCTTCCCACTGCCGTCATGCTGGAGCCCGGCTCGGCGGAGACGGCGCGCACGGCGCCGGTCGGCACCGGCCCGTTCCGCTTTTCCTCCTGGCGGAAGGGCGACCGGGTCGAGCTCGTCCGCAACGAAACCTATTGGGACAAGGCCGAGGCAGCGCGGCTGGAACGGGTCACCTTCCGCTTCATCGGCGACCCGCAGGCACAGAGCGCCGCATTGCAGGCCGGCGATGTCGATGCCATTCCGTTGTTTGCCGCCCCCGAACTCTACGGCGCCTTTGAAGACGATCCGCGTTTCATCGCAAAGCCCGGCGTGACCGAGATGAAGGTGGTGGCCGGCCTGAACACGACGAAGGCGCCGCTGAACGATGTGCGCGTCCGCCGGGCGTTGATGATGGCGGTGGACCGCGAGATGCTGGTGGAAGGCGTAGCCAGCGGCTTCGGCACGCCGATCGGCAGCCATTACACGCCGAACGATCCCGGCTATCGGGATCTCAGCGCCGCCATTCCTTACGATCCGGATGCGGCCAAGGCCCTGCTGGCGGAAGCTGGCTATCCCGATGGCTTCGCGCTGACGATCAAGACGCCGCAAATGCCCTATGCCAGCCGCTCGGCCGAGGTGCTGCAGGCCCTCTTCTCCGAGATCGGCGTTTCGCTCACCATCGCGCCGACCGAGTTTCCGGCGCGTTGGGTGCAGGAGGTCATGCGGGACAAGGCCTTCGACATGACGATCATCGCCCATGCCGAGCCGCTCGATCTCGGCCTTTACGCCAATCCCGGCAATTACTTCGGCTATCACAACCCGAACTTCGATGCCGCAATTGCCACGGCGGTGGCCGCGCCCGACGAGCCATCGCGGCTCGCCGCCTATGGCACCGCACAAGAGATCCTGGCGCGCGATGTGCCGGCCCTGTTTCTCTATGTGCAGCCGAAGCTCTCCGTCTGGGCCAAGGGGCTTACGGGATATTGGCAGAACGAGCCCGTGCCGTCGAACGACGTGACGGAGGTCGAATGGGCCGAGTAG
- a CDS encoding ABC transporter permease, with protein MLTAAVRRLLGLLVTLVLLTIVIFTLMQLVPGDPAAAMLGTAATPEAVAALRAQLGLDQPVVLRYLAWVGGMLVGDFGTSITYAAPVSGLIAERLAVTLPLAFFAVALAVIIGLPLGVLSAARPSGRVDWVAGLLCQLGLAVPNFWIGLLLILTLSLGLAWLPAGGFPGWQAGILPAFGALSLPALALAIPQSAVLARVTRAAVIEVMSEDFMRTARAKGCSRGQALLRHALPNALIPIVTILGLQLSFLVAGAVLVENVFTLPGLGRLAWQALAQRDFPVIQGVVLLLSLLVIGITLLVDLLYAVIDPRLRRGR; from the coding sequence ATGCTGACGGCGGCCGTGCGCCGCTTGCTCGGCCTGCTCGTCACCCTGGTCCTGCTGACGATCGTCATCTTCACGCTGATGCAGCTCGTGCCCGGCGATCCGGCTGCCGCCATGCTGGGCACCGCGGCAACGCCGGAGGCTGTCGCCGCGCTCCGCGCGCAGCTCGGACTCGATCAGCCGGTGGTCCTTCGTTACCTTGCCTGGGTCGGCGGCATGCTCGTCGGCGATTTCGGCACCTCCATCACCTATGCCGCGCCGGTTTCCGGGCTGATCGCCGAGCGCCTGGCCGTGACCCTGCCGCTCGCCTTTTTCGCCGTCGCTCTTGCCGTGATCATCGGCCTGCCGCTCGGCGTGCTTTCGGCGGCCCGGCCGAGCGGGCGTGTGGACTGGGTCGCCGGCCTGCTATGCCAGCTCGGGCTGGCGGTGCCGAATTTCTGGATCGGCCTCCTCCTGATCCTCACCCTCTCGCTCGGTCTTGCCTGGCTGCCGGCCGGTGGCTTTCCCGGCTGGCAGGCGGGCATCCTTCCGGCGTTCGGCGCGCTGTCTCTGCCGGCTCTGGCTTTGGCCATTCCGCAATCGGCGGTTCTTGCCCGTGTCACGCGCGCGGCCGTCATCGAGGTCATGAGCGAGGATTTCATGCGCACCGCGCGCGCCAAGGGCTGCTCGCGCGGCCAGGCGCTTTTGCGCCATGCGCTGCCCAATGCGCTGATCCCGATCGTCACAATCCTCGGCCTGCAGCTGTCCTTCCTCGTTGCCGGCGCCGTCCTGGTGGAAAACGTCTTCACCCTGCCGGGTCTCGGACGGCTGGCGTGGCAGGCGCTGGCCCAGCGCGATTTCCCGGTGATCCAGGGCGTCGTCCTGCTCCTCTCGCTTCTCGTCATCGGCATCACGCTGCTGGTCGATCTGCTCTATGCGGTGATCGATCCGCGGCTGAGGCGCGGGCGATGA
- a CDS encoding ABC transporter permease — translation MRQPLPRSLLAGATLTGLVVAIALLSLVWTPAPPGRLRMADKLKGPLEAGLLGADHLGRDTLSMLMAGAANSLSIAAVAVLLGGGIGVLLGLLAAGLRGWVEGMILRVSDAAFALPPVLSAILLGAVLGPGRTTAIVAIALFLVPVFARVARAAALQVLARDYVLAARMLGLTRFAILRDHVLPNIAGPLVVQVSLQLALAILSEAGLSFLGLGPAPPAPSWGRMLADAQTYLQQAPHLALAPGLAIATCVLGFNLLGDGMAAALDPRRATRHDA, via the coding sequence ATGAGGCAGCCGCTGCCGAGATCGCTGCTGGCCGGCGCCACGCTGACGGGGCTGGTCGTCGCCATTGCGCTCCTATCGCTCGTCTGGACGCCGGCGCCGCCGGGGCGCTTGCGCATGGCCGACAAGCTCAAGGGCCCGCTGGAGGCGGGGCTGCTCGGCGCGGATCATCTCGGGCGGGATACGCTGTCCATGCTGATGGCGGGTGCGGCCAATTCGCTGTCGATCGCGGCGGTGGCCGTTCTGTTGGGAGGCGGGATCGGCGTGCTGCTTGGCCTGCTGGCCGCAGGTCTGCGCGGTTGGGTGGAGGGGATGATCCTGCGGGTGTCGGATGCCGCCTTCGCGCTGCCGCCGGTGCTTTCCGCCATCCTGCTCGGTGCGGTGCTCGGCCCGGGGCGGACGACGGCCATCGTCGCGATCGCCCTGTTCCTGGTGCCGGTCTTTGCCCGCGTCGCGCGCGCTGCGGCGCTGCAGGTTCTGGCGCGGGATTATGTCCTGGCGGCGCGCATGCTGGGGCTGACGCGGTTTGCGATCCTGCGGGATCACGTGCTTCCCAACATCGCCGGGCCGCTTGTCGTGCAGGTGTCGCTGCAGCTGGCCCTGGCGATCCTCAGCGAGGCCGGCCTGTCCTTCCTGGGGCTCGGGCCTGCGCCGCCGGCGCCGAGCTGGGGGCGCATGCTGGCCGATGCGCAGACCTATCTGCAGCAGGCGCCGCATCTGGCGCTGGCGCCGGGGCTGGCCATTGCCACCTGCGTCCTCGGCTTCAATCTTCTGGGCGATGGGATGGCCGCAGCCCTCGATCCGCGTCGCGCGACACGGCACGACGCGTGA
- a CDS encoding sigma-70 family RNA polymerase sigma factor, which translates to MSDEQSRARLEAELIELIPALRNFAVRFHRSPNEAEDLVQETLLKSLANLHRFQEGTRLKSWMFTIMRNTFCTKFGLAKREPVGSEDCVANQPTVPPVQEWAVRGHELEVALGELPPLYRQAISLIAIDGISYEHAAERCHCPLGTMKSRVNRARAHLARRLGDDARAI; encoded by the coding sequence ATGTCCGACGAACAGTCCCGCGCTCGTCTCGAGGCCGAATTGATCGAACTCATTCCGGCGCTGCGCAATTTTGCCGTGCGGTTCCACCGCTCACCGAACGAGGCGGAGGACCTCGTTCAGGAAACGCTTCTCAAGTCTCTCGCCAATCTTCACCGCTTCCAGGAAGGGACGCGCCTGAAGTCGTGGATGTTCACCATCATGCGCAACACCTTCTGCACCAAGTTCGGGCTTGCCAAGCGCGAACCGGTCGGTTCGGAAGACTGCGTTGCAAACCAGCCCACCGTTCCGCCCGTGCAGGAATGGGCCGTGCGCGGCCATGAGCTGGAGGTGGCGCTGGGCGAGTTGCCGCCGCTCTACCGCCAGGCGATCAGCCTGATCGCGATCGACGGAATCAGCTACGAACATGCCGCCGAACGGTGCCACTGCCCCTTGGGCACCATGAAGAGCCGGGTCAACCGTGCGCGGGCCCACCTCGCCCGCCGGCTCGGAGACGATGCCCGGGCGATCTGA
- a CDS encoding cysteine hydrolase, with protein sequence MQRMFSEDTPWHVPWMARVSPEVLELAERHAGRTIFTRFIPPERAADAGGLWRSYYEKWWMMTGEHLPAEMRALMPSLARLAPPALVFDKPTYSPWVGSRLHTLLQQQAVRTLVVTGGETDVCVLATVLGAIDLGYRVILLGDAVCSGADDTHDASLSLLQSRFSMQVEVMTTHDFLDQLSA encoded by the coding sequence ATGCAGCGCATGTTTTCGGAAGACACGCCTTGGCACGTGCCGTGGATGGCGCGTGTCTCGCCGGAGGTGCTGGAACTGGCCGAGCGCCATGCCGGGCGCACCATCTTCACCCGCTTCATCCCTCCGGAGCGGGCAGCAGACGCGGGCGGCCTGTGGCGCAGCTATTACGAGAAATGGTGGATGATGACCGGCGAGCATCTGCCCGCCGAGATGCGCGCCCTGATGCCGTCGCTCGCGCGGCTTGCTCCGCCGGCCCTCGTCTTCGACAAGCCGACCTATTCCCCATGGGTGGGTAGCCGGCTTCATACGCTGCTGCAGCAGCAGGCCGTGCGGACGCTGGTTGTCACCGGTGGCGAAACGGATGTCTGCGTTCTCGCCACTGTTCTGGGCGCGATCGACCTCGGCTACCGCGTCATCCTGCTCGGCGATGCGGTGTGCAGCGGGGCGGACGACACGCATGACGCCAGCCTTTCGCTGCTGCAAAGCCGCTTCTCCATGCAGGTCGAAGTCATGACCACGCACGACTTCCTCGACCAGCTCTCAGCCTGA
- a CDS encoding SDR family NAD(P)-dependent oxidoreductase: MASTPRPLAVITGASSGIGLELARLAAADQHDLIIAADDAAIENAAESLRATGVSVEARQVDLSSRSGADAFSSFVQSKGRPVDVLVANAGRGLGKGFLDQDLDAALKVVDTNITGTISLIHSIGKDMRARNAGRILITGSIAGFIPGSYQAVYNGTKSFLNSFSFALRNELKDTAISVTCLMPGPTDTRFFEHADMLDTEVGQAEKDDPADVAKVGWEAMKKGEGDIVAGWKNKLQTVMANITPAPLLARQHEKMAAPGTAKQ; encoded by the coding sequence ATGGCCAGCACGCCTCGCCCTCTCGCCGTCATCACCGGCGCCTCGTCCGGCATCGGACTGGAACTCGCCCGTCTTGCGGCGGCCGACCAGCATGATCTGATCATCGCCGCGGACGATGCGGCAATCGAGAATGCAGCCGAAAGCCTGCGTGCCACCGGCGTTTCGGTGGAGGCACGACAGGTGGATCTTTCGAGCCGCAGCGGCGCGGACGCTTTCTCCAGCTTCGTCCAGTCCAAGGGCCGTCCGGTGGACGTGCTGGTCGCCAATGCCGGGCGTGGCCTCGGCAAGGGCTTTCTGGACCAGGATCTCGACGCCGCGCTGAAGGTGGTGGACACCAACATCACCGGCACGATCAGCCTGATCCACAGCATCGGCAAGGACATGCGCGCCCGCAATGCCGGTCGCATCCTCATCACCGGCTCCATCGCCGGCTTCATTCCGGGCAGCTACCAGGCGGTCTACAACGGCACCAAGTCCTTCCTCAATTCCTTCTCCTTCGCGCTGCGCAACGAGCTGAAGGATACGGCCATCAGCGTCACCTGCCTGATGCCGGGGCCGACCGACACGCGGTTCTTCGAGCATGCCGACATGCTGGACACCGAGGTTGGCCAGGCCGAAAAGGACGATCCTGCCGATGTCGCCAAGGTTGGCTGGGAGGCGATGAAGAAGGGCGAAGGCGACATCGTCGCCGGCTGGAAGAACAAGCTGCAGACGGTCATGGCCAACATCACCCCGGCCCCGCTTCTCGCCCGCCAGCACGAAAAGATGGCAGCCCCCGGCACCGCCAAGCAGTAA
- a CDS encoding alpha-amylase family protein has protein sequence MINDLWYKNAVVYCLSVETFMDANGDGVGDFQGLARRLDYLAGLGISAIWLMPFQASPGRDDGYDVSDYYTVDPRYGTLGDFVEFTHGAKQRGIRVLIDLVVNHTSDQHPWFQSARSDPNSPYRDWYVWSKTKPPGADEGMVFPGVQKTTWTRDAMAKEYYFHRFYEFQPDLNTANPAVQAEILKIMGFWIQLGVSGFRMDAVPFVIAEKGAEIRKAKPQFEMLRTFREFLQWRQGDSIILAEANVAPRENIHYFGEDGDRLQMMFNFHANQNLFYALASADARPLAKALEETREHPATGQWGLFLRNHDELDLGRLSEKQRQQVFAAFGPDKDMQLYDRGIRRRLAPMLDGDMRRLRMAYSLMFSLPGTPVIRYGDEIGMGDDLTLPERNCARTPMQWSDEPHGGFTKSDTPVLPVIEKTVYGYPHVNVAKERRDPESLLNWTERLIRMRKEAPEIGWGNYEILDSGDEGVLIIRYDWRNNAVLCVHNFHARPVEVEFHVGLEDHADRLIDLADGGHSTASETGRHRILLDAYDYRWYRVGGLDYLLRRSET, from the coding sequence ATGATCAACGATCTCTGGTACAAGAACGCGGTCGTCTATTGTCTCTCGGTCGAGACCTTCATGGATGCCAATGGCGATGGCGTCGGGGATTTCCAGGGCCTGGCGCGAAGGCTGGATTATCTCGCCGGCCTCGGCATCAGCGCCATTTGGCTCATGCCCTTTCAGGCCTCGCCCGGGCGCGACGACGGCTATGATGTGTCCGACTATTACACGGTCGATCCGCGCTACGGCACGCTCGGCGATTTCGTCGAGTTCACCCACGGCGCCAAGCAGCGCGGCATCCGCGTGCTGATCGACCTCGTCGTCAACCACACCTCCGATCAGCACCCCTGGTTCCAGTCCGCCCGCAGCGATCCGAACTCGCCCTATCGCGACTGGTATGTCTGGTCGAAGACCAAGCCGCCCGGTGCGGACGAGGGCATGGTGTTCCCCGGCGTGCAGAAGACCACCTGGACCCGCGACGCGATGGCCAAGGAATATTACTTCCACCGCTTCTACGAGTTCCAGCCCGACCTCAACACCGCCAACCCGGCCGTCCAGGCGGAAATCCTCAAGATCATGGGCTTCTGGATCCAGCTCGGCGTCTCCGGCTTCCGCATGGATGCGGTGCCTTTCGTGATCGCCGAGAAGGGCGCGGAGATCCGCAAGGCCAAGCCGCAATTCGAGATGCTCAGAACCTTCCGCGAGTTCCTGCAATGGCGCCAGGGGGACTCGATCATTCTGGCCGAAGCCAATGTCGCGCCCAGGGAAAACATCCACTACTTCGGCGAGGATGGCGACCGGCTGCAGATGATGTTCAACTTCCACGCCAATCAGAATCTCTTCTATGCACTGGCCAGTGCCGATGCCCGGCCGCTGGCCAAGGCGCTGGAGGAAACGCGCGAGCACCCGGCGACCGGCCAGTGGGGCCTGTTCCTGCGCAATCACGACGAGCTCGATCTCGGCCGGCTGAGCGAGAAACAGCGCCAACAGGTCTTCGCCGCCTTCGGCCCGGACAAGGACATGCAGCTCTATGATCGCGGCATCCGGCGGCGTTTGGCGCCGATGCTCGATGGCGACATGCGTCGGCTGCGCATGGCCTATAGTCTGATGTTCTCGCTGCCGGGCACGCCGGTCATCCGCTATGGCGACGAGATCGGCATGGGCGACGACCTCACCTTGCCCGAGCGCAATTGCGCCCGCACGCCGATGCAATGGTCCGACGAGCCGCATGGCGGCTTCACCAAGAGCGACACGCCCGTGCTGCCGGTGATCGAGAAGACCGTCTACGGCTATCCCCATGTCAATGTCGCCAAGGAGCGGCGCGACCCGGAATCGCTGCTCAACTGGACCGAACGGCTGATCCGAATGCGCAAGGAAGCGCCGGAAATCGGCTGGGGCAATTACGAGATCCTCGACAGCGGCGACGAGGGCGTGCTGATCATCCGCTACGATTGGCGCAACAACGCCGTGCTCTGCGTGCATAACTTCCATGCCCGTCCTGTGGAGGTCGAGTTCCATGTCGGGCTTGAGGACCATGCCGACCGACTGATCGATCTCGCCGATGGCGGCCACAGCACGGCAAGCGAAACCGGCCGCCACCGCATCCTTCTCGATGCCTATGACTATCGCTGGTACCGCGTAGGCGGCCTCGACTACCTGCTTCGCCGCAGCGAGACCTGA
- the rpsA gene encoding 30S ribosomal protein S1: MSQANPTRDDFAALLQESFAKTDLAEGYVTKGIITAIEKDVAIVDVGLKVEGRVALKEFGAKAKDGSLKVGDEVEVYVERIENALGEAVLSREKARREESWMRLEVKFENGERVEGVIFNQVKGGFTVDLDGAVAFLPRSQVDIRPIRDVTPLMHNPQPFEILKMDKRRGNIVVSRRTVLEESRAEQRSEIVQNLEEGQVVDGVVKNITDYGAFVDLGGIDGLLHVTDMAWRRVNHPSEILNIGQQVKVQIIRINQETHRISLGMKQLESDPWDGIGAKYPTGKKISGTVTNITDYGAFVELEPGIEGLIHISEMSWTKKNVHPGKILSTTQEVEVVVLEVDPTKRRISLGLKQTLENPWQAFAHSHPAGTEVEGEVKNKTEFGLFIGLEGDVDGMVHLSDLDWNRPGEQVIEEYNKGDVVKAVVLDVDVDKERISLGIKQLGRDSVGDAAASGELRKNAVVSCEVTAVNDGGIEVRLVNHEDITSFIRRNDLARDRDDQRPERFSVGQTVDARVTNFSKKDRKVMLSIKALEIAEEKEAVAQFGSSDSGASLGDILGAALKNRGGNE, translated from the coding sequence ATGTCCCAAGCAAACCCCACCCGCGACGATTTCGCAGCGCTTCTGCAGGAATCCTTCGCAAAGACGGACCTCGCCGAAGGCTACGTCACCAAGGGCATCATCACCGCGATCGAGAAGGACGTTGCCATTGTCGACGTCGGCCTCAAGGTCGAGGGCCGCGTGGCGCTCAAGGAATTCGGCGCCAAGGCCAAGGACGGCTCGCTGAAGGTCGGCGACGAAGTCGAGGTCTATGTCGAGCGCATCGAAAACGCGCTGGGTGAAGCCGTTCTGTCGCGCGAGAAGGCTCGCCGCGAGGAGAGCTGGATGCGTCTCGAAGTCAAGTTCGAGAACGGCGAGCGCGTCGAAGGCGTCATCTTCAATCAGGTCAAGGGTGGCTTCACCGTCGATCTGGATGGTGCCGTTGCCTTCCTGCCGCGCAGCCAGGTCGATATCCGTCCGATCCGCGACGTCACCCCGCTGATGCACAACCCGCAGCCCTTCGAAATCCTCAAGATGGACAAGCGCCGCGGCAACATCGTCGTTTCGCGCCGCACGGTTCTCGAAGAGTCCCGCGCCGAACAGCGCTCGGAAATCGTCCAGAACCTCGAAGAGGGCCAGGTTGTCGACGGCGTGGTCAAGAACATCACCGATTACGGTGCGTTCGTGGACCTCGGCGGCATCGACGGCCTGCTGCACGTGACCGACATGGCCTGGCGCCGCGTCAACCATCCGTCGGAAATCCTGAACATCGGCCAGCAGGTCAAGGTTCAGATCATCCGCATCAACCAGGAAACCCACCGCATCTCGCTCGGCATGAAGCAGCTCGAGAGCGATCCGTGGGATGGCATCGGCGCCAAGTACCCGACCGGCAAGAAGATCTCCGGCACGGTGACCAACATCACCGACTACGGCGCCTTCGTCGAGCTGGAGCCGGGCATCGAAGGCCTGATCCACATTTCGGAAATGTCCTGGACCAAGAAGAACGTTCACCCCGGCAAGATCCTGTCCACGACGCAGGAAGTCGAGGTTGTCGTTCTCGAAGTCGACCCGACCAAGCGCCGCATCTCGCTCGGCCTCAAGCAGACGCTCGAGAACCCGTGGCAGGCTTTCGCGCACAGCCATCCGGCTGGCACCGAGGTCGAAGGCGAAGTCAAGAACAAGACCGAATTCGGCCTGTTCATCGGCCTCGAAGGCGACGTGGACGGCATGGTGCACCTCTCCGACCTCGACTGGAACCGTCCGGGCGAGCAGGTCATCGAGGAGTACAACAAGGGCGACGTCGTCAAGGCTGTCGTTCTGGATGTGGACGTCGACAAGGAGCGCATCTCGCTCGGCATCAAGCAGCTCGGCCGTGATTCGGTCGGCGACGCCGCTGCCTCGGGCGAACTGCGCAAGAACGCGGTCGTTTCCTGCGAAGTTACCGCGGTCAATGACGGCGGTATCGAGGTTCGTCTCGTCAACCACGAAGACATCACCTCCTTCATCCGCCGCAACGACCTGGCCCGCGATCGCGACGACCAGCGCCCCGAGCGCTTCTCGGTCGGCCAGACCGTCGATGCCCGCGTGACGAACTTCTCCAAGAAGGACCGCAAGGTCATGCTGTCGATCAAGGCTCTCGAGATCGCAGAAGAGAAGGAAGCCGTGGCCCAGTTCGGTTCGTCGGACTCCGGCGCCTCGCTCGGCGACATCCTGGGCGCAGCCCTGAAGAACCGCGGCGGCAACGAGTAA
- the cmk gene encoding (d)CMP kinase, with protein sequence MIIAIDGPAAAGKGTLSRRIAAEFGFHHLDTGLTYRATAKALLEAGAPLDNEAVAEAMAFQVDLAGLDRAVLSAHEIGEAASRIAVMPSVRRALVEAQRAFSRRAPGAVLDGRDIGTVVCPEAPVKLYVTASPEVRARRRFDEMTGHGVPADYLAVLADIAKRDARDMEREDSPLRPAPDAHLIDTSEMSIEAAFSAAKALIDAAISASK encoded by the coding sequence ATGATCATCGCCATCGACGGACCGGCGGCTGCCGGCAAGGGAACGCTGTCGCGCCGCATCGCCGCCGAATTCGGCTTTCACCATCTCGATACGGGCCTTACCTACCGCGCGACCGCCAAGGCGCTGCTGGAGGCCGGGGCGCCGCTGGACAATGAGGCGGTGGCGGAAGCCATGGCCTTTCAGGTGGATCTCGCCGGTCTCGACCGCGCGGTGCTCTCCGCGCATGAGATCGGCGAGGCGGCCTCCAGGATCGCCGTCATGCCTTCGGTGCGCCGGGCGCTGGTGGAAGCGCAGCGCGCCTTCTCCCGCCGCGCGCCGGGCGCCGTGCTCGACGGGCGCGACATCGGCACCGTCGTCTGCCCCGAGGCGCCGGTGAAGCTCTATGTCACCGCGTCGCCTGAGGTGCGTGCCCGGCGCCGCTTCGACGAGATGACCGGACATGGCGTGCCCGCCGATTATCTCGCCGTTCTCGCCGATATCGCCAAGCGCGATGCGCGCGACATGGAGCGCGAGGACAGCCCGCTGCGCCCCGCGCCCGACGCGCACTTGATCGACACGTCCGAAATGAGTATAGAGGCGGCGTTTTCTGCGGCCAAGGCTCTGATCGACGCCGCGATTTCAGCATCGAAATAG
- a CDS encoding TIGR02300 family protein codes for MAKAELGTKRIDPETGRKFYDLNKDPIVSPYTGKSYPLSFFEETSVAKVLEKAEEEDVAEVDTENTEVELVSLEEADDNASGDDLPDLGDDEVEIDNDDDTFLEEEDDDDNDGLSDLIGVNDDDDEV; via the coding sequence GTGGCAAAAGCGGAACTTGGAACCAAGCGCATCGACCCGGAAACGGGCCGGAAGTTCTACGACCTGAACAAGGATCCGATCGTCTCGCCTTACACAGGCAAGTCCTACCCGCTCTCCTTCTTCGAGGAAACCTCGGTGGCCAAGGTTCTGGAGAAGGCCGAGGAAGAGGATGTCGCCGAAGTCGATACCGAGAACACGGAAGTCGAACTCGTCTCGCTCGAAGAAGCCGACGACAATGCCAGCGGCGACGATCTGCCGGATCTGGGCGACGACGAGGTCGAGATCGACAATGACGACGACACCTTCCTTGAAGAGGAAGACGACGACGACAATGACGGCCTGTCCGACCTGATCGGCGTCAACGACGACGACGACGAAGTCTGA